GACGGACGACCGAGACCCGAAGATTTCTTAAGGGTTTTCCGTAGAGAAAGCAAACCCAAAATAGGCCATAGAGCCCCGCCGACACAGGAACGGTAGAGGTTCGTTTGAGTTTCTCTGACTACGTTGCACTCACCAAGCCGAAGATTATCCCCCTCCTTCTCATGGTTGCGCTGGGTTCGGCCGTGGTGGCAGCCAGGACGCTCCCACCGCTCGTTACTCTCTTCGGGGTGCTCGTCGGGGGTACCCTCGCCTCGGCCGGGGCGCTCACGCTCAACAGCTACTTGGAACAAGAGATCGACTCGAAGATGAAAA
This window of the Nitrososphaerota archaeon genome carries:
- a CDS encoding protoheme IX farnesyltransferase, whose translation is MSFSDYVALTKPKIIPLLLMVALGSAVVAARTLPPLVTLFGVLVGGTLASAGALTLNSYLEQEIDSKMK